One segment of Ricinus communis isolate WT05 ecotype wild-type chromosome 8, ASM1957865v1, whole genome shotgun sequence DNA contains the following:
- the LOC8282361 gene encoding uncharacterized protein LOC8282361 — MSAIVCGSKRSHYYFDEEFPSTPVSKRHRCSSSSPPHVRFSPPPSPFLHLKSLFPLLDPQLLEKALEECGNDLESAIKSLNEQNSCFVEEAAPKPVQDALPDEGDATASGNVAPPTNLPVDGAEWVDLLVREMMSATSVDDAKSRASRVLEALEKSIHMHAADETAQSFEKESVMLKEQIEALIRDNTILKRAVAIQHERQKEFEEKNRELQQLKQLVSQYQEQLKSLEVNNYTLMMHLRQAEQSSPIPGRFHPDVF; from the exons ATGTCAGCGATTGTTTGTGGAAGCAAAAGATCACACTATTACTTTGATGAAGAGTTTCCTTCTACACCTGTATCGAAACGGCATCGTTGCAGCTCCTCTTCTCCTCCTCATGTTCGCTTCTCTCCTCCTCCTTCTCCTTTCCTCCACCTTAAATCTCTTTTCCCTCTTCTCGATCCTCAG CTGCTTGAGAAGGCTCTGGAAGAATGTGGTAATGATTTAGAATCTGCTATCAAAAGTCTGAATGAACAGAATTCATGTTTTGTTGAAGAAGCTGCTCCAAAACCCGTTCAAG ATGCATTGCCGGATGAAGGAGATGCTACTGCTTCTGGTAATGTAGCACCACCAACCAACCTTCCTGTGGATGGTGCAGAATGGGTGGACTTGCTTGTAAGGGAAATGATGAGTGCTACAAGTGTTGATGACGCCAAATCTCGTGCCTCAAGAGTGCTGGAGGCTTTGGAGAAATCTATCCATATGCATGCTGCTGATGAGACTGCACAGAGTTTTGAGAAG GAAAGTGTGATGCTGAAAGAGCAAATTGAAGCACTGATTCGAGATAACACGATACTTAAACGAGCTGTAGCTATCCAGCATGAGCGCCAGAAAGAGTTTGAGGAAAAAAACCGGGAGTTGCAGCAGTTGAAGCAGTTGGTGTCCCAATATCAAGAACAGTTGAAATCGCTTGAG GTTAATAACTATACACTGATGATGCATTTGAGGCAGGCTGAGCAAAGCAGCCCCATTCCAGGACGTTTCCATCCTGATGtcttttaa
- the LOC8282362 gene encoding chaperone protein DnaJ encodes MATTATTFSLLPSLGFTSTSSSSSLSSSSASSTSLSSSSSFFTGGTHHLWSHKKFSSLALTSPLKFKTKTASSSSSSSSNNRYGPEINASGDYYATLGVPKSATSKEIKAAYRKLARQYHPDVNKEPGATEKFKEISAAYEVLSDDNKRSMYDRYGEAGVKSAVGGASSAYTTNPFDLFETFFGSSMGGFPGVETGFGTRRRSTVTKGEDLRYDITLEFSEAIFGAEKEFDLSHLETCEVCTGTGAKIGSKMRICSTCGGRGQVMRTEQTPFGLFSQVSVCPTCGGEGEVISEYCRKCSGEGRIRVRKNIKVKVPPGVSTGSILRVAGEGDAGPRGGPPGDLFVYLDVQEISGIQRDGINLNSTITISYLDAILGAVVKVKTVEGMSDLQILAGTQPGDVLVLAKKGAPKLNKPSIRGDHLFTIKVTIPSRTSAKERELLEELASLSNTTSSRSRTRTKTPPASRSRESPPVETVEEKSEESGKENDLWQKVKDLAGSVANGAMKWLKDNL; translated from the exons ATGGCAACCACCGCcactactttctctctcctcccTTCTCTTGGTTTCACTTCTACGTCctcttcatcatcattatcatcatcCTCTGCTTCTTCTACTtcattatcttcttcttcttcattcttTACAGGTGGGACCCACCACCTATGGTCCCACAAGAAATTCTCTTCTTTAGCTTTAACTTCTCCTCTCAAGTTCAAGACTAAgactgcttcttcttcttcttcttcttcttcaaataatcGTTACGGACCTGAGATTAATGCTTCAGGTGATTACTATGCTACTCTTGGTGTCCCCAAGTCTGCTACtagtaaagaaattaaagctGCTTATCGAAAGTTAGCACGCCAG TATCATCCAGATGTTAACAAGGAACCTGGAGCTACTGAGAAGTTCAAGGAGATAAGTGCTGCTTATGAG GTTCTATCAGATGATAACAAGAGGTCTATGTATGATCGGTATGGTGAAGCTGGCGTTAAGAGTGCTGTAGGGGGGGCATCAAGTGCTTATACG ACTAATCCTTTTGATCTGTTTGAGACATTCTTTGGGTCAAGCATGGGTGGTTTTCCTGGTGTGGAAACTGGGTTTGGGACACGCCGTCGTAGTACCGTTACTAAGGGTGAAGACTTACG TTATGACATTACATTAGAATTTTCGGAGGCTATATTTGGAGCTGAGAAAGAATTTGACCTTTCTCATCTGGAAACTTGTGAAGTTTGCACCGGTACTGGAGCAAAGATAGGATCCAAGATGAGGATATGCTCAACTTGTGGTGGTAGGGGTCAAGTCATGAGAACTGAGCAAACACCCTTTGGCTTGTTCTCACAG gTTTCTGTTTGTCCCACATGTGGTGGGGAAGGGGAAGTGATTTCTGAATACTGTCGAAAATGCTCCGGCGAAGGGCGAATTCGTGTTAGGAAAAATATCAAAGTCAAAGTCCCTCCTGGAGTTAGCACAGGCAGTATTCTTAGAGTGGCTGGAGAAGGGGATGCTGGACCAAGAGG TGGTCCCCCAGGAGATCTTTTTGTGTATCTTGATGTCCAGGAAATAAGTGGAATCCAGAGAGATGGCATAAATCTCAACTCAACAATAACTATCAGTTATCTTGATGCAATTCTGGGGGCTGTAGTTAAG GTAAAGACGGTGGAAGGAATGAGTGATCTTCAGATTCTGGCAGGTACACAGCCTGGAGATGTATTGGTCCTGGCAAAAAAAGGTGCACCTAAGCTGAATAAACCATCTATACGCGGTGATCACTTATTTACAATCAAAGTTACTATACCAAGTCGAACAAG TGCGAAAGAGCGTGAATTACTTGAAGAGCTTGCTTCTCTGAGTAATACCACCAGTTCTCGATCTCGAACTCGCACCAAAACTCCACCTGCAA GTAGAAGCCGGGAGAGCCCCCCAGTGGAAACTGTAGAGGAGAAAAGTGAGGAATCAGGGAAGGAAAATGACCTGTGGCAGAAAGTAAAAGATTTAGCCGG GTCTGTTGCAAATGGCGCTATGAAATGGCTCAAAGACAACCTTTAA
- the LOC8282363 gene encoding uncharacterized protein LOC8282363: protein MAVVVAAMTNRAPKLCYSYSSNHQFLLKPTKKKLMGSPKFIFDAQNLSSNSILKLKGPYPPIHASNSPPEENNSAINDAKTISQEDLSFLWKLGAGSVAGAAIIKYGSILFPEITRPNILLALAIVLTPVFLAIVLLIKQSRRLK from the exons ATGGCAGTGGTGGTGGCGGCCATGACAAACAGAGCTCCAAAGCTCTGCTACTCATACTCATCAAATCACcagtttttattaaaacccACAAAAAAGAAGCTAATGGGTTCTCCAAAATTCATCTTCGACGCCCAAAATCTATCATCAAACTCAATCCTAAAGCTAAAAGGACCTTATCCTCCTATCCATGCCTCTAATTCTCCAccagaagaaaataattccgccATTAATGATGCCAAAACTATCTCTCAG GAGGACTTGAGTTTTTTGTGGAAATTAGGAGCTGGTTCTGTTGCAGGTGCAGCTATAATAAAGTATGGAAGCATTCTTTTCCCTGAGATAACAAGACCCAATATCTTACTGGCTCTTGCTATAGTATTAACTCCTGTATTTCTGGCCATTGTGCTATTGATTAAGCAAAGTCGACGATTGAAGTGA